The following coding sequences are from one Streptomyces dengpaensis window:
- a CDS encoding PP2C family protein-serine/threonine phosphatase, with translation MDRLQGLLDAVVAISREVELPAVLNRIVTTAMDLVGARYGALGVLNDSGEYLEQFIAAGLSEQERAALAETGLPRGAGVLGHVIRHPEPLRVDDISAHPASAGFPPGHPRLRTLLGVAISVRGKIYGDLYLSERHDGQPFDAHDEEIVVALASAAGIAIENVRLFERVRVAAEQFQRLLLPTLPDLRPFTAAAIYRPAAEPSQLGGDWYDAIPLPDNVVAVVIGDVVGHDLRAAAAMASTRNMLRALLFDRSSPPGAILTQLDHALQTITNNPLTTTTLARIEPEGPGWRLRWSAAGHVPPLLLTPELRAEYLIAEPGLPLGVDPEMPRPDHSHFLPPGATVVFFTDGLVEHPDHSIDESLNELADLATVYGALPLQEFVQALADHHPSDGHDDMAILALRTPHA, from the coding sequence ATGGACCGGCTGCAGGGCCTCCTGGATGCGGTGGTGGCCATCAGCCGGGAGGTGGAGCTGCCTGCGGTGCTGAACCGTATCGTGACCACCGCGATGGACCTGGTCGGTGCCCGCTACGGGGCGCTGGGCGTCCTCAACGATTCCGGGGAGTACTTGGAGCAGTTCATTGCCGCAGGGCTGTCCGAACAGGAACGCGCTGCTCTGGCCGAGACCGGCTTGCCTCGCGGTGCGGGCGTCCTCGGGCACGTGATCCGCCACCCCGAGCCCCTGCGGGTCGACGACATTTCGGCCCATCCGGCCTCCGCCGGTTTTCCGCCCGGCCACCCGCGCTTGCGCACCTTGCTCGGCGTCGCCATCAGCGTCCGCGGCAAGATCTACGGTGACCTCTACCTCTCCGAGCGGCACGACGGACAGCCCTTCGACGCCCACGACGAGGAGATCGTCGTAGCCCTGGCCAGCGCAGCCGGCATCGCGATCGAAAACGTCCGCCTGTTTGAACGGGTTCGCGTCGCAGCCGAGCAGTTCCAGCGGCTTCTGCTGCCAACGCTGCCCGACCTGCGGCCTTTCACCGCCGCCGCCATCTACCGGCCCGCTGCCGAGCCCAGCCAGCTCGGCGGGGACTGGTACGACGCCATCCCGCTGCCCGACAACGTTGTTGCGGTCGTCATCGGTGACGTGGTCGGCCACGATCTGCGGGCCGCGGCCGCCATGGCCTCCACCCGTAACATGCTGCGCGCCTTGCTGTTCGACCGGAGCAGTCCGCCCGGTGCGATCCTGACCCAGCTCGACCACGCCCTGCAGACCATCACGAACAATCCCCTCACCACCACCACCCTGGCGCGTATCGAACCAGAAGGACCAGGCTGGCGGCTCCGCTGGAGTGCCGCGGGCCACGTTCCACCGCTGTTGCTCACCCCTGAGCTCCGGGCGGAATACCTGATCGCCGAGCCCGGGCTGCCGCTCGGGGTCGACCCCGAGATGCCCCGTCCTGACCACTCCCACTTCCTGCCACCAGGCGCCACCGTGGTCTTCTTCACTGACGGGCTGGTCGAGCACCCTGACCACTCCATCGACGAGAGTCTGAACGAGCTCGCCGATCTCGCCACCGTGTATGGCGCCCTGCCCCTGCAAGAGTTCGTTCAAGCACTGGCCGATCACCACCCCAGCGACGGTCACGACGACATGGCCATCCTCGCCCTGCGCACCCCGCACGCCTGA
- a CDS encoding RNA-guided endonuclease InsQ/TnpB family protein, translating into MQLRYAFRLYPEPGQRLALARAFGCARVVFNDAVRAREDARGAGEPFPTAGVLSQKLITQAKQTPERSWLGEVSAVVLQQSLRDAEVAYKNFFASLRGERKGAKTGAPRFKSRKDSRQSIRFTANARWSITGSGRLNLPKIGAVKVKWSRTLPARPSSVTVVKDAAGRYFASFVVDTDPGADAARMPGTDQTVGIDLGLTHFAVLSDGTKIGSPRFLRRAEKKLKKAQRELSRKQKGSKNRAKARLKVARAHAKVADARREFHHQLSTQLIRDNQAIGVEDLAVQGLARTRLARSVHDAGWSAFVNMLEYKAARYGRTLVKIGRFEPTSQTCSACGIKDGPKPLNVREWTCTACGTVHDRDHNAAKNVKTAAGRAVTACGAPVRPGLVPAQREETGSHGFPPEPCAA; encoded by the coding sequence ATGCAGCTTCGGTACGCCTTCAGGCTGTACCCGGAACCTGGCCAACGCCTCGCGCTGGCCAGGGCGTTCGGGTGCGCCCGCGTCGTGTTCAACGATGCCGTGCGTGCTCGCGAGGACGCCCGCGGGGCGGGCGAACCCTTCCCGACGGCGGGTGTGCTGTCCCAGAAGCTGATCACCCAGGCCAAGCAGACACCCGAGCGGTCCTGGCTGGGCGAGGTCTCCGCGGTCGTCCTCCAGCAGTCCCTGCGTGACGCGGAGGTCGCCTACAAGAACTTCTTCGCCTCCCTCAGGGGCGAGCGTAAGGGCGCGAAGACCGGTGCGCCCCGGTTCAAGTCCCGCAAGGACAGCCGTCAGTCGATCCGGTTCACGGCCAATGCCCGCTGGTCGATCACTGGTTCCGGGAGGCTGAACCTCCCGAAGATCGGCGCGGTGAAGGTGAAGTGGTCGAGGACCTTGCCCGCGCGGCCCTCCTCGGTCACCGTGGTCAAGGACGCGGCCGGACGGTATTTCGCCTCGTTCGTCGTTGACACCGACCCGGGCGCGGACGCCGCCCGGATGCCCGGCACCGATCAGACGGTCGGCATCGACCTGGGCCTGACCCACTTCGCCGTCCTCTCCGACGGGACGAAGATCGGCTCTCCTCGGTTTCTGCGCCGGGCGGAGAAGAAACTGAAGAAGGCCCAGCGGGAGCTGTCCCGCAAGCAGAAGGGATCGAAGAACCGGGCCAAGGCCCGTCTGAAGGTCGCCCGCGCCCACGCGAAGGTGGCCGATGCCCGCCGCGAGTTTCACCACCAGCTCTCCACTCAGCTGATCCGCGACAACCAAGCGATCGGCGTGGAGGACCTGGCGGTCCAAGGACTCGCGCGCACCAGGCTGGCCAGGAGTGTCCATGACGCCGGATGGTCGGCGTTCGTGAACATGCTGGAGTACAAGGCGGCCCGGTACGGGCGGACCCTGGTCAAGATCGGCCGGTTCGAGCCGACCTCCCAGACCTGCTCGGCCTGCGGTATCAAAGACGGCCCCAAGCCCCTGAACGTCCGGGAATGGACCTGCACCGCCTGCGGCACCGTCCACGACCGGGACCACAATGCCGCGAAGAACGTCAAAACGGCCGCCGGACGGGCGGTGACAGCCTGCGGAGCGCCGGTAAGACCAGGACTCGTCCCGGCACAGCGCGAAGAAACAGGAAGCCACGGATTCCCGCCCGAACCCTGTGCCGCGTAG
- a CDS encoding carboxymuconolactone decarboxylase family protein: MGARLNLSANPVAVKFGKHIIAADKVLADSTLPAATRELVKIRASQINGCGFCTDMHTKDAAHAGETSTRLNLVAAWREATVFTDAERAALELTEQGTRIADAAGGVTHEAWANAAKHFDEDQLAALVCAIALINAFNRGNVIVQQPAGDYQPGQFA; the protein is encoded by the coding sequence ATGGGAGCTCGGTTGAACCTCTCCGCCAACCCGGTCGCAGTCAAGTTCGGGAAGCACATCATCGCCGCGGACAAGGTGCTCGCGGACTCGACGCTGCCGGCCGCGACGCGGGAACTGGTCAAGATCCGCGCCAGCCAGATCAATGGCTGCGGTTTCTGCACCGACATGCACACCAAGGACGCCGCGCACGCCGGGGAGACCTCGACGCGCCTCAACCTGGTCGCGGCCTGGCGGGAGGCCACGGTGTTCACCGACGCCGAGCGCGCCGCTCTGGAGCTGACGGAGCAGGGCACCCGCATCGCCGACGCGGCCGGCGGTGTCACGCACGAGGCATGGGCGAATGCCGCCAAGCACTTCGACGAGGACCAGCTCGCCGCCCTGGTATGCGCCATCGCCCTCATCAACGCCTTCAACCGCGGGAACGTCATCGTTCAGCAGCCCGCCGGCGACTACCAGCCCGGCCAGTTCGCATAA
- a CDS encoding DUF6924 domain-containing protein has protein sequence MRSASRGPGWVLAAIALFLGLWRRAGAQGGYRLHDIHAHLSIGNLGFDEYAAWAHDDLEGIYRSFGGACWHGQALRASDNRAGRSAGRPPLRRVRTVPGENP, from the coding sequence GTGCGCAGCGCGAGCCGTGGGCCGGGCTGGGTGCTCGCGGCCATCGCGCTGTTCCTCGGCCTCTGGCGCCGGGCGGGTGCGCAGGGCGGGTATCGCCTCCACGACATCCACGCGCACCTCAGTATCGGCAACCTGGGCTTCGATGAGTACGCCGCCTGGGCCCACGACGATCTCGAAGGGATCTACCGGTCGTTCGGAGGTGCGTGCTGGCACGGGCAGGCCCTCAGGGCGTCGGACAACCGGGCAGGGCGATCCGCCGGCCGCCCTCCGCTGCGCCGGGTGCGGACGGTGCCAGGCGAGAACCCGTGA
- a CDS encoding TniQ family protein: MSETRVLPLRVGILPGEGLDSWLEALARRNGLTFPGFLSVLGLPRDYMTRRLVTGIASAQLRMLEARTGLPAGRLDQAVVRPGFPFGPQRQRRCRFCPQCLAEQGGRWTLSWWMPWTFACRRHGTLLHDECPGCGEGVRVRLPSRTHLTPPATCTWRPDGHSPVCGADLTGAGPLPLAPGHPLLAAQRWVDGQSGHSDAARAHAMLSDLHACTAWVMRTVTEADLAGMGPLVIRAWGRRPRDLRSPAQRVQHLEAAVRGVIVHAARPLLDGDEAAGIAALRSLRHRQDTKGKVIPKAMTAAQWTALSAPARRRFLRAGDQQMGAIDRLRYLSPTPQAQTPRRGDARVTDRVRHLPQLLWPGWTVRLFPQQGMQENLFRGIASALLLMPGEAVRSARQITDRLHPHLPNAITVTLQRSLQSGHPDVLTALCALAVHLDEHGSPIDYERRRTAVPPAPLTEDTWRQMCFATGCQPGERVNAKSQTPRYVHAQRYLYQLLTGADLHDPRYPLSLKNNTDRGRYLAFTFSLTTPQREALHDHGRTVLDGLGIDEPLTWEPPHAFADGLDLPGRHPDDIDLDAVHRIVITEQRAPGEAARELDTTLAHIRFALEHVTTEPQVWTGKASPLAAWRLRERASRIFTPEFLHREYTEGGKTLTQIARATGFPRYLLVEHAQAHGITIYRTRRPTPIDEGWLREQYLTRKRSTGDIAREVGVEDETIRRRLQQLDVPLRPQGVHSRTVMLAQLDTNLPRDVRTAVEGTLHGWHRLHRFQITMAFPSLETAAHYLKAEQSALVTQFQRLERDLDAALFHRSVFNKPQRPTARGQSLLRGLAHEPVQELMRSALTSSQLFAMPDEHALAQAMQNFSTRRPPSPLRPYDDIPVARIRVRAETLTLLRDLLDHADTEFFGHQVSARTGIRQSSLSTRLRQLEQADWLTSRTEDDASWLSRATPGRGAGRRRTYYTLTPEGRQAAAHELHTRNARAATMPLPPAEAARDIS, encoded by the coding sequence ATGAGCGAGACGCGTGTGCTGCCCCTGCGGGTCGGCATCCTGCCGGGTGAGGGACTGGACAGTTGGCTGGAGGCGCTTGCCCGACGCAATGGGCTGACGTTCCCTGGCTTCCTGTCCGTGCTCGGCCTGCCCCGCGACTACATGACCCGGCGCCTGGTCACCGGCATCGCCTCCGCCCAGTTGCGGATGCTGGAGGCCCGCACCGGACTTCCGGCAGGGCGGCTTGATCAGGCCGTGGTCCGGCCGGGTTTCCCGTTCGGGCCTCAGCGCCAGCGACGCTGCCGGTTTTGCCCGCAGTGTCTGGCCGAACAGGGTGGCCGATGGACGCTGTCGTGGTGGATGCCCTGGACGTTCGCCTGCCGGCGGCACGGCACGCTCCTGCACGATGAGTGTCCCGGCTGCGGCGAGGGCGTCCGCGTCAGGCTGCCCAGTCGCACCCATCTCACACCGCCCGCCACCTGCACCTGGCGGCCCGATGGGCACTCGCCCGTCTGTGGCGCGGACCTCACTGGCGCCGGACCGCTGCCCCTGGCGCCCGGCCATCCGCTGCTCGCCGCACAGCGCTGGGTCGACGGGCAGAGCGGCCACTCGGATGCCGCCCGAGCCCACGCGATGCTCTCGGACCTGCACGCCTGCACCGCCTGGGTGATGCGCACCGTCACCGAGGCAGACCTCGCCGGCATGGGCCCGCTGGTCATCCGGGCATGGGGCCGGCGTCCGCGGGACCTACGCAGTCCCGCCCAGCGAGTCCAGCACCTCGAGGCTGCGGTCCGTGGCGTCATCGTCCACGCTGCCCGCCCGCTGCTGGACGGCGACGAGGCAGCAGGCATTGCGGCCCTCCGCTCGCTGCGCCACCGGCAGGACACCAAGGGCAAGGTCATCCCCAAGGCCATGACCGCGGCCCAGTGGACCGCTCTCAGCGCACCCGCCCGGCGCCGTTTCCTGCGCGCTGGCGACCAGCAGATGGGCGCGATCGACCGGCTGCGCTACCTGTCCCCCACCCCGCAAGCGCAGACCCCGCGCCGAGGCGACGCACGGGTGACCGACCGCGTCCGACATCTCCCGCAGCTGCTCTGGCCAGGCTGGACCGTCCGGCTCTTCCCGCAGCAGGGCATGCAGGAGAACTTGTTCCGCGGGATCGCCTCCGCCTTGCTGCTGATGCCCGGCGAGGCGGTCCGCAGCGCCCGTCAGATCACCGACCGGCTCCACCCTCACCTGCCCAATGCCATCACCGTCACCCTGCAAAGGAGCCTGCAAAGCGGCCACCCCGACGTTCTGACGGCTCTTTGCGCCCTCGCCGTCCACCTGGACGAACACGGCAGTCCCATCGACTACGAGCGGCGACGCACCGCGGTTCCACCGGCCCCGCTGACGGAGGACACCTGGCGGCAGATGTGTTTCGCCACCGGCTGCCAGCCCGGCGAGAGGGTCAACGCCAAGTCACAGACTCCTCGTTACGTCCACGCCCAGCGCTACCTCTATCAGCTGTTGACCGGCGCCGATCTCCACGATCCCCGCTATCCGCTGTCCCTGAAGAACAACACCGACCGCGGCCGCTATCTCGCCTTCACCTTCAGCCTGACCACTCCACAGCGCGAGGCTCTGCACGACCACGGCCGCACCGTGCTCGACGGCCTCGGCATCGACGAACCACTCACCTGGGAGCCACCCCACGCCTTCGCCGACGGCCTCGACCTGCCCGGACGCCACCCCGACGACATCGACCTCGACGCCGTTCACCGCATCGTCATCACCGAACAACGAGCCCCCGGCGAGGCCGCCCGAGAACTGGACACCACCCTCGCCCACATCCGCTTCGCCCTGGAGCACGTCACCACTGAACCGCAAGTCTGGACAGGCAAAGCCTCACCGCTGGCCGCCTGGCGCCTGCGCGAACGGGCCAGCCGTATCTTCACCCCCGAGTTCCTGCATCGCGAATACACCGAAGGCGGAAAGACGCTCACCCAGATCGCTCGCGCGACCGGCTTCCCCCGCTACCTCCTGGTCGAGCACGCGCAGGCTCACGGCATCACCATCTACCGCACCCGCCGCCCCACACCCATCGACGAAGGCTGGCTCCGCGAGCAATACCTCACCCGCAAGCGATCGACCGGCGACATCGCCCGGGAAGTCGGCGTCGAGGACGAGACGATTCGCCGACGGCTCCAACAGCTCGACGTCCCACTGCGTCCGCAGGGCGTTCACAGCCGCACCGTGATGCTCGCCCAGCTCGACACCAACCTGCCCCGCGACGTCCGCACGGCGGTCGAAGGCACCCTGCACGGCTGGCACCGACTGCACCGCTTCCAGATCACCATGGCCTTCCCGTCCCTGGAGACGGCGGCTCACTACCTCAAGGCCGAGCAGAGCGCCCTCGTTACCCAGTTCCAGCGACTCGAACGAGACCTCGACGCCGCGCTCTTCCACCGCTCCGTCTTCAACAAGCCGCAACGCCCCACCGCACGCGGCCAGTCGCTGCTCCGCGGCCTCGCGCACGAACCTGTCCAGGAACTCATGCGCAGTGCGCTGACCAGCAGCCAGCTATTCGCCATGCCCGACGAACACGCCCTCGCCCAGGCGATGCAGAACTTCAGCACCCGCCGCCCGCCCAGCCCTCTCCGGCCCTACGACGACATCCCCGTCGCACGCATCCGGGTCCGAGCCGAGACACTCACGCTCCTGCGTGATCTCCTCGACCACGCAGACACAGAGTTCTTCGGCCACCAGGTCAGCGCCCGGACCGGCATCCGCCAAAGCAGCCTCTCCACACGGCTCCGCCAACTGGAACAGGCCGACTGGCTCACCAGCCGAACCGAGGACGACGCCAGCTGGCTCAGCCGGGCAACCCCAGGACGCGGAGCAGGACGCCGCCGCACCTACTACACCCTCACCCCCGAGGGGCGCCAAGCCGCGGCCCATGAGCTCCACACCCGCAACGCACGAGCGGCGACCATGCCCCTGCCCCCGGCCGAAGCAGCACGGGACATTTCATGA
- a CDS encoding DUF899 domain-containing protein, with protein sequence MTTTPDDPTTALPGRPPVVDLATWQTARDELLVREKAHTREGDSLAAARRRLPMVELDGTVEVVGPDGPVPFLDLFQGRDELVVYKHMWYDGAPHQGQCEGCTTTAWHLKDAVYLNARSVSFAVLTSGPWDEVAPYVEFMGYTQPWYSVRDVDAPVGGSMGYITCFLRDGDRVFLTYSTTGRGNERVNGSLGLLDMTPYGRGEAWEDNPEGWPEGRSPCWSWRSDADGKATWGPTSRPVPQWTRPGATPVETLGRHGHHR encoded by the coding sequence ATGACGACCACACCCGACGACCCGACCACGGCGCTGCCCGGCCGCCCGCCCGTCGTTGACCTGGCCACCTGGCAGACCGCCCGTGACGAGCTTCTGGTCCGCGAGAAGGCCCACACCCGCGAGGGCGACTCCCTCGCCGCGGCCCGCCGCCGGCTGCCGATGGTGGAGCTCGACGGGACGGTCGAGGTCGTCGGACCCGACGGCCCGGTCCCGTTCCTGGACCTGTTCCAGGGCCGCGACGAGCTCGTGGTCTACAAGCACATGTGGTACGACGGCGCGCCGCACCAGGGGCAGTGCGAGGGCTGCACCACCACGGCCTGGCACCTGAAGGACGCGGTCTACCTCAACGCCCGGAGCGTCTCGTTCGCCGTCCTGACCTCGGGCCCGTGGGATGAGGTGGCTCCCTACGTCGAGTTCATGGGCTACACCCAGCCCTGGTACTCGGTGCGTGACGTGGACGCGCCGGTCGGCGGCAGCATGGGTTACATCACCTGTTTCCTGCGCGACGGCGACCGCGTGTTCCTCACCTACTCCACGACGGGCCGTGGCAACGAGCGGGTCAACGGGTCCTTGGGCCTGCTCGACATGACGCCCTACGGCCGCGGCGAGGCGTGGGAGGACAACCCCGAGGGCTGGCCCGAGGGGCGCAGCCCGTGCTGGTCCTGGCGCTCGGACGCCGACGGGAAGGCCACCTGGGGCCCGACCAGCCGGCCCGTGCCGCAGTGGACCCGCCCCGGCGCGACCCCCGTGGAGACCCTCGGCCGGCACGGCCACCACCGCTGA
- a CDS encoding AAA family ATPase yields the protein MKQPNPFSLSRKEGWRRFADAPARQRPEQLTRAQLKGLSEEASEDYNDARHDWHANFGIVNTPQLSSIHEELDQIVASNRQDGDRIRSAAVIDALPGLGKTTIANLYGRTFDRQQMRRLSQVTDAGHERIPVFRVGLTSNTTLRTLNRMICEFYGHPATDRANAAALASHALDCVLSCETQLGIIDDIHFIDLDRRDGLAVSNHLKWLANELPVTFIYVGVGLAERRFFADGLTGKNTVLAQTARRWTRLGVDPFRLDTDQGRQHWRSLLKATESRLVLVDHRPGMLVRLADYLFERTSGHVGSYFTLVLRGCYRAIRTGAETLNRTVLDGVRLDEASEQTRQQMAAALARGTMPSALGDTA from the coding sequence GTGAAGCAGCCGAACCCGTTCAGCCTCTCCCGCAAGGAAGGCTGGCGCCGCTTCGCCGACGCCCCCGCCCGGCAGCGGCCCGAGCAACTCACCCGCGCCCAGCTGAAGGGGCTGAGCGAGGAAGCGTCCGAGGACTACAACGACGCCCGCCACGACTGGCATGCCAACTTCGGCATCGTCAACACTCCTCAACTGTCCTCTATTCACGAGGAGTTGGACCAGATAGTGGCCAGCAACCGGCAGGACGGCGACCGCATCCGATCCGCGGCCGTCATCGACGCCCTGCCCGGGCTGGGCAAGACCACCATCGCCAACCTCTACGGCCGCACCTTCGACCGGCAGCAGATGCGCCGCCTTTCCCAGGTGACCGACGCCGGTCACGAGCGCATCCCGGTCTTCCGGGTCGGCCTGACCTCCAACACCACCCTGCGCACTTTGAACCGGATGATCTGCGAGTTCTACGGCCACCCCGCCACCGACCGGGCCAACGCCGCCGCCCTGGCCAGCCACGCGCTGGACTGCGTGCTGTCCTGCGAGACCCAGCTCGGGATCATCGACGACATCCACTTCATCGACCTGGACCGCCGCGACGGGCTGGCCGTGTCCAACCACCTGAAGTGGCTGGCCAACGAGCTCCCGGTGACCTTCATCTATGTCGGGGTCGGCCTGGCCGAACGACGGTTCTTCGCCGACGGACTGACCGGCAAGAACACCGTGCTGGCCCAGACCGCCCGCCGCTGGACCCGGCTCGGGGTGGATCCATTCCGGCTCGACACCGACCAGGGCCGACAGCACTGGCGGAGTCTGCTGAAGGCCACCGAGTCCCGTCTGGTCCTGGTCGATCACCGGCCGGGCATGCTGGTGCGACTGGCGGACTACCTTTTCGAACGCACCAGCGGGCACGTTGGGTCGTACTTCACCCTGGTCCTGCGCGGCTGCTATCGCGCGATCCGCACCGGCGCCGAGACCCTCAACCGCACGGTTCTCGACGGCGTCCGGCTGGATGAGGCATCCGAGCAGACCCGCCAGCAGATGGCGGCCGCCCTGGCACGCGGCACGATGCCCTCGGCGCTGGGGGACACGGCATGA
- a CDS encoding CPBP family intramembrane glutamic endopeptidase: MWWLLLAVSVLAAASTLTNVLAADWYVTVCVIATALLVTIARRSGLSWDELGLGRASARRGLRWGVVLAGVVLVVYLVAWALPLTREAFEDERAAGQSAGELVYRVLVRVPFGTVLLEEVGFRGVLWAMITRLRGPVWATALSSTLFGFWHVLPSRGLTRANAAAEAVFGTGTAGVTLSVAAAVVGTGLAGVLFCELRRRSGSLIPPMALHCALNSFGYVLAWAAARG, encoded by the coding sequence ATGTGGTGGCTGCTCCTCGCCGTCAGCGTGCTCGCGGCCGCGAGCACGCTCACCAACGTGCTGGCCGCCGACTGGTACGTCACGGTCTGCGTCATTGCAACCGCGCTGCTCGTGACGATCGCCCGCCGGTCCGGCCTGAGCTGGGACGAGCTGGGGCTCGGCCGGGCATCGGCACGCCGTGGGCTGCGCTGGGGAGTCGTCCTTGCCGGGGTCGTCCTCGTCGTCTACCTCGTCGCGTGGGCCCTGCCGCTCACCCGGGAGGCCTTCGAGGACGAACGCGCTGCGGGGCAGTCGGCAGGGGAACTGGTGTACCGGGTCCTGGTGCGCGTGCCGTTCGGCACGGTGCTGCTCGAGGAGGTGGGCTTCCGCGGCGTCCTGTGGGCCATGATCACGCGGCTTCGCGGCCCCGTATGGGCCACAGCACTCTCGTCCACCCTGTTCGGCTTCTGGCACGTGCTGCCGTCCCGAGGACTCACCCGGGCCAACGCTGCAGCTGAAGCCGTCTTCGGTACCGGGACAGCCGGCGTCACCTTGTCCGTCGCGGCCGCCGTCGTCGGTACCGGCCTCGCCGGCGTGCTCTTCTGCGAACTTCGCCGCCGTTCCGGCAGCCTGATCCCTCCTATGGCCCTGCACTGCGCCCTCAACAGCTTCGGCTACGTCCTTGCCTGGGCAGCTGCCCGCGGGTAG
- a CDS encoding ankyrin repeat domain-containing protein → MNRRRRKKLSQHLVVAAMLGDASRVTSLLRAGADPEAANTEGTTPLYAASVHGVAEIARLLLAAGASPDTESGHGTEGTPLCAAACWGHTETVRELLAHGADPNVHEDHGAGRSPLDWALSGPYPEAAELLLAAGATAHEETT, encoded by the coding sequence GTGAACCGACGCCGGCGGAAGAAGCTCTCTCAACACCTCGTCGTGGCAGCCATGTTGGGTGACGCCTCGCGTGTCACATCGCTGCTGCGAGCTGGAGCCGACCCAGAGGCGGCGAACACCGAGGGCACCACCCCTTTGTATGCGGCATCCGTACACGGAGTCGCCGAGATCGCCCGCCTGCTTTTGGCAGCCGGGGCATCGCCCGACACCGAAAGCGGACACGGCACGGAAGGCACGCCCCTGTGTGCAGCCGCATGCTGGGGGCACACCGAAACGGTGCGCGAACTGCTGGCTCACGGTGCCGACCCGAACGTCCACGAAGACCACGGCGCGGGTCGCTCTCCCCTCGACTGGGCGCTCAGCGGCCCCTATCCAGAAGCAGCCGAACTCCTCCTCGCAGCAGGAGCCACTGCCCACGAGGAAACCACGTAG